CCGTGGTCAGCCGCGCACTTCGTTCAGGAGGTTGCGCGCGATGACCAGACGCTGGATCTCGTTTGTGCCCTCGTAAATCTGCGTGATTTTCGCGTCGCGCATCATGCGCTCGACTTCGTACTCACGAATGAAGCCGTAGCCCCCAAACACCTGCACGGCCTCCGTCGTCACCTGCATCGCCGTGTCAGACGCGAACACCTTGCTCATGGCCGACGCCTGGCCATACGGGAGGCCTTTGGACTCCAGCCAAGCCGCCTGATAGGTGAGCAGCCGCGCGGCCTCAATTTTCGTGGCCATATCCGCAAGCTTGAACTGAATGGCTTGCAAGTCCGCGATGGGCGCGCCGAACTGCTTCCGCTCGACCGCGTACGCGCGCGCTTTCTCATAGGCGCCGCGCGCAATCCCCAGCGCCTGCGCCGCGATGCCGTTGCGGCCGCCGTCCAGAGTCATCATCGCAATCTTGAAGCCAAACCCTTCCTCGCCCAGCCGATTTTCTTCCGGCACGCGGACGTTGTCGAAAATCAGTTCCACGGTGGTGGAGGAACGAATCCCCATTTTCTTTTCATGCTTGCCAATCGAAAAGCCCGGCATGCCCTTTTCCAGGATAAAGGCGGTGACGCCGCGCGCGCGTTTCGACGGATCAGTCAGCGCGAACACCACGTACACCTCCGCCGGGCCGCCGTTGGTGATGAACACCTTGCTGCCGCTCAGCACATATTCGTTGCCGTCTTTGACGGCTGTGGTGCGCATGCCAGCCGCGTCCGATCCCGACCCCGGTTCCGTCAATCCGTAGGCGCCAATCCACTTGCCCTCGGCCATCGGCCGCAGGTACTTCTGCTTCTGTTCCTCCGTGCCGAATTTGTAAATAGGCCAGCCGGCAAGGCTGGTGTGCGCAGACAGCACGACGGCCGCAGACGCGTCGACGCGCGCCAACTCTTCAATGGTGAGTACGTACGCCAGGTAATCCATGCCCGCGCCGCCGTACTGCTCGGGCCAAGGAATCCCCGTCAGCCCCAAACTCGCCATCTTGTCGAAGATGCCGCGATCGAACGCCTCTTTCTCGTCGCGCTCCGCTGCCCCCGGCGCAATTTCCTTATCCGCAAAGTCGCGCACCAACTGTCGAATCTGCTCATGCTCTTTATCCAGCAAAAAATCCATCCAACTTCCTCCTAATCCCCATGTCGATGAGGCGCAAAATGCACCCAGCGAGCGATCACGGTCGTCAAACCGTTCCTTAAATCCGCTTCACGTCATTCAGCTGCCGGGCGATGACCACCCGCTGAATCTGGTTGCTGCCTTCGTAAATCTGCGTGATTTTGGCGTCGCGCATGTACCGCTCAACCGGGAAGTCCTTGATGTACCCGTAGCCGCCGAACAACTGAACGGCGTCCGTGGTCACCTGCATGGCGGTGTCGCTGGCAAACAGCTTGGCCATGGAAGCCTCCCGCGTACACTTTCGGTCCTGCTGTTTGAGCGCTGCGGCGTGGTACGTCAACCAGCGCGCCGCCTGAATCTTGGTGGCCATGTCCGCCAGCATGAACTGCACACCCTGAAAGCCGGCCAGTTCCTGACCAAACTGCTTTCGGCTGTGGACATGTGCGTTGGCCGCATCGAAGGCGGCTCGCGCAATCCCGAGGGCCTGCGCCGCGATGCCGATGCGCCCGCCATCGAGCAGGCGCATGGCGATGGAGAAGCCTTGTCCCTCTTCACCCAGCCGGTTTTCCACCGGCACTTCCGCATCCTCAAACAGCAGTTCGCAGGTGTTGGAACCATTCAGCCCCATCTTGCGCTCTTTCTTGCCCACGCGAAAGCCCGGCATCCCCGGCTCCACCAAAAACGCCGTCACACCGCGGGCGCCTTTCGTCGGATCGGTGACCGCGAACACACAGTAGACGCCGGCTTCCCCTGCATTGGTGATGAATATTTTCGAGCCGTTGAGGATGTATTTGTCGCCTTGACGAACCGCACGCGTCCGAATGGACGCCGCATCCGTGCCCGCACCCGGTTCGGTCAGCGCAAAGGCGCCGATCCACTCTCCGCTGGCGAGCTTTGGCAGGTAGCGCTCCTTCTGCGCCTGTGTGCCAAAGTAGAGAATCGGGAACGTCCCGACCGATGTGTGGACGGCCAAGATGACGCCGACCGCCGCTGAGGCGTAAGCAATTTCCTCAATCGCGGCAATGTACGAAGGGAAGTCGGCGCCGACGCCGCCCCACTCCTCCGGAATCGGCAGCCCCATGATGCCGAGTTTCCCCATCTCGCTGATGATGTCCCGGGGAAACTGGTCCGTCTCGTCAATCTCAGCCGCCCGCTTGGCGATGACATTGGTTGCAAAGTCTCGTACAACCTGGATGAGTTCTTTTTGCTCTGGTGTAAATTCGAAGTCCACAGCCGGTTCCTCCGAATCAGTCGTATTGGTAGAAGCCGCGGCCAGACTTTTTGCCCAGCCATCCGGCCTTCACATACTTGCGCAGCAACGGGCAGGGGCGGTACTTGGAGTCGCCGAAGCCTTCGTACAGCACTTCCATGATGGCCAGACAGGTGTCCAGGCCGATGAAATCCGCCAGTGTCAGCGGACCCATGGGGTGGTTCATCCCCAGCTTCATGACTTCGTCAATCGCCTCCGGCGTCGCGACGCCTTCGTACACACAGTAAATCGCTTCGTTGATCATCGGCATCAGCACGCGGTTCGACACAAAGCCCGGGAAGTCGTTGACTTCCACCGCCGTTTTGCCCATTTTGACGGCCAATTCGTACACGGTTTGATACACCTCGTCCGATGTCGCCAAACCGCGAATCACTTCGACCAGTTTCATCACCGGCACGGGGTTCATGAAGTGCATGCCAATGACCTGTGCAGGCCGTTTGGTGACGGCCGCAATTTCGGTGATCGGCAGTGAAGAGGTGTTCGAGGCCAGAATGGCATGAGCTGGCATCGTTTCATCCAGCGTGCGGAACACCTGCAGCTTGATGTCCAGGTTTTCGGTCGCCGCCTCGATGGCCATGTCGCAGTCTGCGGCGTCGTTCAAGGTGGTGGAAAGGGAAATCCGTCCGAGAACAGCGTCCATTTCCGCCTCCGTCAGCCGCCCTTTCGACACATTGCGTTCGAGGTTCGCCCGGATTCTGTTCAGTCCTTTGGCGGCATAGGCCTCGCTGATGTCGTTCAACAGGACGCGAAGCCCCGCCTCCGCAGCGACTTGCGCGATGCCGCTGCCCATTTGGCCAGCCCCGATGACAATCAACTTCTGTACGTTCTGCGTCACAAACCATCGCCTTCCTTATCTCTTAGAAATAAAGGATATAAAGGATGAAGCCGTCAGTTTCCGGACACTTCAACGAGAACCGCGTCGCCTTGTGCCGCCCCGCTGCAGATCGCCGCGATGCCGAGCCCGCCGCCCCGCCGACGGAGTTCATAAATCAACGTCGTGAGGATTCTCGCACCGCTCGCGCCAATCGGGTGACCCAGCGCGACCGCGCCTCCGTTGACGTTGACTTTCGATTCATCCCAGTCCAACATCTTTCCAGCTGTCAGCGTCACGGCCGCGAACGCTTCATTGACCTCGAACAAATCAATGTCCGAGATTGATTTTCCGGTCTTTTGGAGGAGTTTTTGAATCGCCAGACCCGGTGTCGTCGCGATGTACTTGGCTTCCGCGGCGACTTCCGCGTAACCCAGGATGGTCGCAAGCGGCTGGCGGCCCGTCTGCTGTGCGTAGGTCTCGTCCATCACCACCAAAGCGCCCGCGCCGTCGTTGACACCCGGCGCGTTGCCCGCCGTCACGGTCCCAGCGGGATCGAACACAGGTGAAAGCGCTGCCAGTTTATCCAGCGATGTGTCCCGGCGCGGTGCCTCATCCGTATCCACTGTGACCTGCTCGCGCTTCTGTGTGACGGTCACGGGCACGATTTCTTCCCGCAGGATGCCGGCGTCGATGGCCGCGATGGCCCGCTGATGACTGCGCAAGGCAAAGGCGTCCTGCGCTTCCCTGGAAATGCCGTACTCTTTGGCGACCTCACTGCCCAAAACCGCCATGTGGACGTTGTGAAAGGCGCAGGTCAACCCGTCGTGAATCATCAGGTCGATGACCGCACCGTCGCCCATCCGCAGGCCGCGGCGCGCGCCCGGTACGGCGTAGGGCGCATTCGACATACTCTCCATGCCGCCAGCCACGGCGACCTTGACATCCCCCGCGCGGATCAGCGCGTCTGCCAGCGTCACCGCCCGCAGTCCAGAGGCACACACCTTATTCACGGTAACACTCGGGGTTTCCCATGGCAAGCCAGCGTATCGGGCCGCCTGACGGGCGGGAATTTGGCCAGCGCCGCCCTGCAGCACCATGCCCATCAGCACCTGTTCCACTTCCTCGTCCCGCACGCGCGCCCGGTTCAACGCTTCCCGAATCGCAATGCCTCCCAGTTCTACCGCAGGCCGTGCGGCCAACGCGCCATTCAGGCGGCCAAAAGGTGTGCGCACGGCGGATACAATCACCGATTTCCCCATATGCCTCCTCCTTTTCGTGCACCTGTGCATCTCGCGGGCGGCACTTGGTGCTCAAAAGGGCACAACGCGCCGGTCCGAGACAATGTGGTGCAACACCACAGGGGCTGTCCCAAAGGCATTGGATTGCCGAATGGGACCGCCCCCTTCTGTGTTGAAAAATAGTGACACGGCTGTGCGTATAAACCTCACAGGCAGCTTCTGAACCGCAGGTTCGCGGCAAAGAGACTGCAGCGGGTCACAAACAGGGTCAGGAGACCCCTTCCGCAACGGCGGGCGCCGGCACGTCCACGGACATCGCCAGCAGCTCAATCACATCGTACGTGCTCACGTCTTCCTCCGCGCCGTTTGCCTTGGTCCCGTCGATCAGCATGTTCATGCAGTACGGACAAGCCGTGCCGACGATGCTCGCACCGGTGTCGATGGCTTGCTTCGCGCGCATCACGTTGATGCGTGTCCCCGTCTCTTCCTTGAACATGCCACCGCCGCCGGCCCCGCAGCACATGCCCTTGTTCCGACTCCGCTCCATCTCAACCAATTTTACACCCGGAATGGATTCGAGAATATAGCGCGGCGCGTCGTAAATATCGTTATAGCGGCCCAAGTAGCACGAGTCGTGATACGTGATGGTTTCTTCGACCTTTTTGGTCGGCTTCAACTTGCCCTCTTGCAGCAGCTTCGCCACGAACTGTGTGCTGTGCCAAACCTCTTCTGCCTCGAAGCCGAAGTCCGGATATTCGTTCTTGAACGTGTTGAACGCGTGCGGGTCGGTGGTGATAATTTTCTTCACACCGTATTCCTTGAACACCTCGATGTTGCGCTGCACAAAGTCCTGATACAGGAACTCGTTACCCAGCCGACGGGCGGAATCTCCGTCACTCTCTTCTTCCGTCCCCAGGATGGCGAAATCAACCCCTGCAGCCAACAGCAGTTTGGCGAACGCCTGTGCAATTTTCTGGGCACGCTGGTCGTAGGACGCCATCGTCCCGACGAAGAACAGGTATTCCGCCTTCCCTTCAACTTCGGCCATGGTGCGAACCGGCAGGTCCTTCGCCCAAGCCGCACGCTCCCGGCGGTTGATGCCCCACTCGTTGGACTGACGTTCGAGGTTGGCAAACACCTTGGAGACTTCCGGAGAAGTCTTGCCTTCCGTCAGCACCAGCCAGCGGCGCAGGTCAATGATGTCCTGCACATGTTCGTTGGCAACCGGGCAGGCCTCTTCACACGCCCGGCAGGTCGTGCACGCCCACACTTCCTCTTCGCTGAACGTGTTCGCCCATACCGACTCCGGCTCATAATCTTCAGCTCCGGCAGCCATCTTCGCCAGCATGCCAGGACCGGCCTCGTTCAAGTGGTCTTTCATCTTCAAAATCAGATACTTCGGCGACAACGGCTTGCCAGACAACGTCGCTGGGCAGTTGATGTGACAACGGCCGCACTCCGTGCATGCGTAGCCGTCGAGCAGCTGCTTCCACGTGAAATCGAAGACCTTGCCAACACCGAAT
Above is a genomic segment from Alicyclobacillus cycloheptanicus containing:
- a CDS encoding acyl-CoA dehydrogenase, which translates into the protein MDFLLDKEHEQIRQLVRDFADKEIAPGAAERDEKEAFDRGIFDKMASLGLTGIPWPEQYGGAGMDYLAYVLTIEELARVDASAAVVLSAHTSLAGWPIYKFGTEEQKQKYLRPMAEGKWIGAYGLTEPGSGSDAAGMRTTAVKDGNEYVLSGSKVFITNGGPAEVYVVFALTDPSKRARGVTAFILEKGMPGFSIGKHEKKMGIRSSTTVELIFDNVRVPEENRLGEEGFGFKIAMMTLDGGRNGIAAQALGIARGAYEKARAYAVERKQFGAPIADLQAIQFKLADMATKIEAARLLTYQAAWLESKGLPYGQASAMSKVFASDTAMQVTTEAVQVFGGYGFIREYEVERMMRDAKITQIYEGTNEIQRLVIARNLLNEVRG
- a CDS encoding acyl-CoA dehydrogenase; protein product: MDFEFTPEQKELIQVVRDFATNVIAKRAAEIDETDQFPRDIISEMGKLGIMGLPIPEEWGGVGADFPSYIAAIEEIAYASAAVGVILAVHTSVGTFPILYFGTQAQKERYLPKLASGEWIGAFALTEPGAGTDAASIRTRAVRQGDKYILNGSKIFITNAGEAGVYCVFAVTDPTKGARGVTAFLVEPGMPGFRVGKKERKMGLNGSNTCELLFEDAEVPVENRLGEEGQGFSIAMRLLDGGRIGIAAQALGIARAAFDAANAHVHSRKQFGQELAGFQGVQFMLADMATKIQAARWLTYHAAALKQQDRKCTREASMAKLFASDTAMQVTTDAVQLFGGYGYIKDFPVERYMRDAKITQIYEGSNQIQRVVIARQLNDVKRI
- a CDS encoding 3-hydroxybutyryl-CoA dehydrogenase, whose amino-acid sequence is MGSGIAQVAAEAGLRVLLNDISEAYAAKGLNRIRANLERNVSKGRLTEAEMDAVLGRISLSTTLNDAADCDMAIEAATENLDIKLQVFRTLDETMPAHAILASNTSSLPITEIAAVTKRPAQVIGMHFMNPVPVMKLVEVIRGLATSDEVYQTVYELAVKMGKTAVEVNDFPGFVSNRVLMPMINEAIYCVYEGVATPEAIDEVMKLGMNHPMGPLTLADFIGLDTCLAIMEVLYEGFGDSKYRPCPLLRKYVKAGWLGKKSGRGFYQYD
- a CDS encoding acetyl-CoA C-acetyltransferase; its protein translation is MGKSVIVSAVRTPFGRLNGALAARPAVELGGIAIREALNRARVRDEEVEQVLMGMVLQGGAGQIPARQAARYAGLPWETPSVTVNKVCASGLRAVTLADALIRAGDVKVAVAGGMESMSNAPYAVPGARRGLRMGDGAVIDLMIHDGLTCAFHNVHMAVLGSEVAKEYGISREAQDAFALRSHQRAIAAIDAGILREEIVPVTVTQKREQVTVDTDEAPRRDTSLDKLAALSPVFDPAGTVTAGNAPGVNDGAGALVVMDETYAQQTGRQPLATILGYAEVAAEAKYIATTPGLAIQKLLQKTGKSISDIDLFEVNEAFAAVTLTAGKMLDWDESKVNVNGGAVALGHPIGASGARILTTLIYELRRRGGGLGIAAICSGAAQGDAVLVEVSGN
- a CDS encoding (Fe-S)-binding protein, giving the protein MWYVIQGIVFIVLLLGALYSFGIAIYNRFKLLKAAKPDVERTDRPGQRAWSFVKYVLGQRKVIAEPSGLAHFFIFWGFIALVFGDLDFIVYHLTRWHFPWGTAPAYLFIEEMFSLLVITALIIAAIRRYAIQPMRIDQGFEGGLILSFIGIIVITYWIATGADLAKAGVHPGWAAPVLNWVSEVFAGLSGGTLLAISEVAFWVHVLTIMVFLMVIPRSKHSHMIGSMFNWYFRRLDAPGKLRKLDLEDESIEEFGVGKVFDFTWKQLLDGYACTECGRCHINCPATLSGKPLSPKYLILKMKDHLNEAGPGMLAKMAAGAEDYEPESVWANTFSEEEVWACTTCRACEEACPVANEHVQDIIDLRRWLVLTEGKTSPEVSKVFANLERQSNEWGINRRERAAWAKDLPVRTMAEVEGKAEYLFFVGTMASYDQRAQKIAQAFAKLLLAAGVDFAILGTEEESDGDSARRLGNEFLYQDFVQRNIEVFKEYGVKKIITTDPHAFNTFKNEYPDFGFEAEEVWHSTQFVAKLLQEGKLKPTKKVEETITYHDSCYLGRYNDIYDAPRYILESIPGVKLVEMERSRNKGMCCGAGGGGMFKEETGTRINVMRAKQAIDTGASIVGTACPYCMNMLIDGTKANGAEEDVSTYDVIELLAMSVDVPAPAVAEGVS